A stretch of Alphaproteobacteria bacterium DNA encodes these proteins:
- a CDS encoding pyridoxine 5'-phosphate synthase: MQPLRLGINIDHVATVRNARGGNNPDPVRAALQAQAAGADGITAHLREDRRHIRDEDMFALKSQLDIPLNFEMAATRQMLDIALKVQPHAVCLVPEKREELTTEGGLNAAAQTSILTPFVQELCAAGVRVSLFVDADINQLDAANAMGAPVVELHTGRYCDAADEKSRKAELARIVAAANYAEKIGLECHAGHGLNFENVGRIAALSPIAELNIGHFLMGEAMFIGLDKAIITMRQLMDKARVAQ; the protein is encoded by the coding sequence ATGCAGCCATTACGTTTGGGTATTAATATCGATCATGTTGCCACGGTGCGTAATGCCCGCGGCGGCAACAATCCCGATCCGGTGCGGGCGGCGCTGCAGGCTCAGGCTGCTGGCGCCGATGGTATAACTGCGCATTTACGCGAAGACCGCAGGCATATTCGCGATGAAGACATGTTTGCGTTAAAATCGCAACTGGATATTCCCCTGAATTTTGAAATGGCGGCAACCCGTCAAATGCTGGATATTGCTCTTAAAGTGCAACCACATGCGGTGTGTCTTGTGCCAGAAAAACGCGAGGAGTTAACCACCGAGGGTGGCTTGAATGCTGCCGCGCAAACTTCCATTCTTACGCCATTTGTGCAAGAGCTTTGTGCTGCTGGCGTTCGCGTTTCATTGTTTGTTGATGCGGATATAAACCAGCTTGATGCGGCAAATGCAATGGGCGCGCCTGTGGTCGAACTGCACACCGGACGCTATTGCGATGCAGCCGATGAAAAATCTCGCAAAGCTGAATTGGCGCGTATTGTCGCTGCCGCAAATTATGCAGAGAAAATAGGGCTGGAATGCCATGCAGGGCATGGATTAAACTTTGAAAATGTTGGCAGAATTGCTGCATTATCACCCATTGCAGAATTAAATATTGGCCATTTTCTGATGGGTGAAGCAATGTTTATAGGGCTGGATAAAGCCATTATTACTATGCGGCAACTGATGGATAAAGCGCGAGTGGCGCAATGA
- a CDS encoding bifunctional (p)ppGpp synthetase/guanosine-3',5'-bis(diphosphate) 3'-pyrophosphohydrolase, which yields MIRQFELVEKVKSYDPDADEDAINRAYVYAMKKHGSQTRASGDPYFSHPLEVAYILTGLKLDTASIITALLHDTVEDTDATLEEIEKLFGSEIRNLVDGVTKLGKLETKSENTKQAENFRKLLLAMSEDIRVLLVKLSDRLHNMRTLHHIKKEEKRQRIAHETLEIYAVLAERIGMRQVKEELQDLAFAELRTEERNSIVNRLNFLREQGKAETEKTMEEITKVLRESGIEKFEITGREKRPFSIWKKMAQKSLNFEQLSDIIAFRVLVGSVPDCYHALGAVHAKWHMIPDEFDDYISTPKSNGYRSLHTAVIGPLQHRIEVQIRTQEMHDIAENGVAAHWSYKQSAQNVRTEGKQFRWMRELLEILERTTSPEDFLENTKLEMYQDQVFCFSPKGDLIALPRAATPVDFGYAVHSRIGDTCVGAKVNGRIVPLRTHLHNGDQVEIITSKSQTPSPAWERFVVTGKARSAIRKYVRTQQRKEYTVLGKAMVQKLFKQEGFDLNEKTLEGELDHFNKKNLEDFYAEVGEGLISRQHVSDRLFPKKKSAADAIREKFFRRKSTNVSGLKREAVPIRGLIPGMAMNFAGCCHPIPGDHIGGVVTTGKGVTIHTDDCDKFMDIETNEPERILDVSWDSSVDEGKEAYVGRVKAIVAHETGGLATLANAIAKDAGNITNIKIVNRASDFFEMLIDIEVHDVDHLNNIIANLRSQPIIQTIDRYS from the coding sequence ATGATCCGCCAGTTCGAACTGGTCGAAAAAGTCAAATCCTACGATCCTGACGCCGACGAGGACGCAATTAACCGCGCCTATGTGTATGCCATGAAAAAACATGGCAGCCAAACTCGCGCCTCTGGCGACCCCTATTTTTCTCACCCCCTCGAAGTTGCCTATATCCTTACAGGGCTAAAACTTGATACGGCCTCTATTATTACTGCGCTGCTGCATGACACAGTAGAAGACACCGATGCGACTTTGGAAGAAATAGAAAAGTTGTTTGGCAGCGAAATTCGCAATCTTGTTGATGGCGTTACCAAGCTGGGCAAGCTGGAAACCAAATCCGAAAACACCAAACAGGCGGAAAACTTCCGCAAATTGCTGCTGGCCATGTCGGAGGATATCCGCGTATTGTTGGTCAAACTCTCAGATCGTTTGCATAATATGCGTACGCTACACCATATTAAAAAAGAAGAAAAACGTCAGCGTATCGCCCATGAAACCTTAGAAATTTATGCCGTTCTAGCCGAGCGCATTGGTATGCGTCAGGTAAAGGAGGAGCTGCAGGATCTGGCTTTTGCTGAGCTACGTACCGAAGAGCGCAATTCGATTGTTAACCGATTGAACTTCCTTCGTGAACAGGGTAAAGCCGAAACTGAAAAAACCATGGAAGAAATCACTAAGGTTTTGCGCGAAAGCGGCATAGAAAAATTTGAAATCACTGGTAGGGAAAAACGTCCCTTTTCGATCTGGAAAAAAATGGCGCAAAAAAGTCTTAACTTCGAGCAGCTAAGCGACATTATTGCCTTTCGTGTGCTGGTAGGTTCAGTGCCGGATTGCTACCACGCTTTAGGGGCAGTTCACGCCAAATGGCACATGATTCCTGATGAGTTTGACGATTATATCTCCACGCCTAAATCTAATGGCTATCGTTCGCTTCATACGGCAGTTATTGGTCCTTTACAGCACCGTATCGAAGTACAGATACGCACGCAGGAAATGCATGATATTGCAGAAAATGGTGTGGCAGCACATTGGTCTTATAAACAAAGTGCGCAAAATGTACGCACCGAAGGCAAGCAGTTTCGCTGGATGCGGGAGCTTTTAGAAATTCTGGAACGCACAACCAGCCCAGAAGATTTTCTGGAAAACACCAAGTTGGAAATGTATCAGGATCAGGTATTTTGCTTTAGCCCCAAAGGCGATTTAATTGCCTTGCCCCGCGCAGCAACGCCTGTGGATTTTGGCTATGCAGTGCATTCACGTATTGGCGATACTTGTGTGGGGGCAAAAGTGAACGGTAGAATTGTGCCGCTTCGCACCCATTTGCATAATGGTGATCAGGTGGAAATTATCACCAGTAAATCGCAAACTCCTTCGCCTGCGTGGGAGCGGTTTGTGGTTACTGGAAAGGCGCGCTCTGCTATTCGCAAATATGTGCGCACACAACAACGCAAAGAATACACAGTGCTTGGCAAAGCCATGGTGCAAAAGCTATTCAAGCAAGAAGGATTTGATCTGAACGAAAAAACTCTCGAGGGGGAATTAGATCATTTTAACAAAAAGAACCTCGAAGATTTTTATGCCGAAGTGGGTGAGGGGCTTATCAGCCGTCAGCATGTAAGCGATAGATTGTTCCCAAAAAAGAAATCTGCCGCCGATGCCATTCGCGAAAAATTCTTTCGTCGAAAATCCACCAATGTGAGTGGCCTCAAGCGTGAAGCAGTCCCAATTCGTGGGTTGATCCCCGGTATGGCAATGAATTTTGCCGGCTGTTGCCACCCAATTCCGGGTGACCACATTGGTGGCGTGGTTACTACTGGTAAAGGTGTAACCATTCACACCGACGATTGCGATAAATTTATGGATATTGAGACAAATGAGCCAGAGCGTATTTTAGATGTGTCTTGGGATAGCAGCGTAGACGAAGGTAAAGAAGCCTATGTGGGGCGCGTGAAAGCGATTGTAGCCCATGAAACCGGAGGTCTGGCGACATTGGCAAATGCCATTGCTAAAGATGCGGGCAACATCACCAATATCAAAATTGTTAACCGCGCCAGTGATTTTTTTGAAATGCTTATTGATATTGAAGTGCATGATGTGGATCATTTGAACAATATCATTGCCAATTTGCGCTCTCAACCGATTATACAAACCATTGACCGTTATAGTTAA
- the rpoZ gene encoding DNA-directed RNA polymerase subunit omega, whose protein sequence is MARVTVEDCVVHIPNRFDLVLAAAYRAKQIASGAPLTVDRDNDKNAVVALREIADQTVDLADLEESTINQFSKVSQSYDSIDEPETEEPSEAQELLAEETSGGSGTEVAADDSGMSFADENIDVED, encoded by the coding sequence ATGGCACGCGTTACTGTAGAAGATTGCGTAGTACATATTCCTAACCGTTTTGATCTGGTGCTTGCAGCGGCATACCGCGCAAAACAGATCGCTTCGGGCGCGCCATTAACCGTAGACCGCGATAATGATAAAAACGCTGTAGTTGCGCTGCGCGAAATCGCAGATCAAACCGTTGATCTGGCAGATTTGGAAGAATCAACTATCAATCAGTTTAGCAAGGTTTCGCAAAGCTATGACAGCATAGACGAGCCAGAAACTGAAGAACCCAGTGAAGCACAGGAATTGCTGGCAGAAGAAACCAGCGGTGGCAGTGGCACAGAAGTTGCCGCAGACGATTCCGGCATGTCTTTTGCCGATGAAAATATCGATGTAGAAGACTGA